One genomic segment of Myotis daubentonii chromosome 14, mMyoDau2.1, whole genome shotgun sequence includes these proteins:
- the LSM3 gene encoding U6 snRNA-associated Sm-like protein LSm3 isoform X2 translates to MRNDRELRGRLHREWKGRRKGGGVRERNMDVRETHGLVASRTHPNQAGNKSTTQAYDQHLNMILGDVEETVTTIEIDEETYEEIYKSTKRNIPMLFVRGDGVVLVAPPLRVG, encoded by the exons ATGAGAAATGACAGAGAGCTTAGAGGTAGATTACAT agagagtggaagggaaggaggaagggagggggggtgagagagagaaacatggatgttagagagacacatggattggttgcctcccgaacacaccccaaccaggctgGGAACAAATCTAcaacccag GCTTATGATCAACATTTAAATATGATATTGGGAGATGTGGAAGAAACTGTGACTACTATAGAAATTGATGAAGAAACATATGAAGAGATATATAAA tCAACAAAACGGAATATCCCAATGCTTTTTGTCCGGGGAGATGGTGTTGTCCTAGTTGCCCCTCCATTGAGAGTTGGTTGA
- the LSM3 gene encoding U6 snRNA-associated Sm-like protein LSm3 isoform X3, protein MADDVDQQQTTNTVEEPLDLIRLSLDERIYVKMRNDRELRGRLHAYDQHLNMILGDVEETVTTIEIDEETYEEIYKSTKRNIPMLFVRGDGVVLVAPPLRVG, encoded by the exons CAACAAACTACCAACACTGTAGAAGAGCCCCTGGATCTTATCAGGCTCAGCCTGGATGAGCGAATTTATGTGAAAATGAGAAATGACAGAGAGCTTAGAGGTAGATTACAT GCTTATGATCAACATTTAAATATGATATTGGGAGATGTGGAAGAAACTGTGACTACTATAGAAATTGATGAAGAAACATATGAAGAGATATATAAA tCAACAAAACGGAATATCCCAATGCTTTTTGTCCGGGGAGATGGTGTTGTCCTAGTTGCCCCTCCATTGAGAGTTGGTTGA
- the LSM3 gene encoding U6 snRNA-associated Sm-like protein LSm3 isoform X1, whose product MADDVDQQQTTNTVEEPLDLIRLSLDERIYVKMRNDRELRGRLHREWKGRRKGGGVRERNMDVRETHGLVASRTHPNQAGNKSTTQAYDQHLNMILGDVEETVTTIEIDEETYEEIYKSTKRNIPMLFVRGDGVVLVAPPLRVG is encoded by the exons CAACAAACTACCAACACTGTAGAAGAGCCCCTGGATCTTATCAGGCTCAGCCTGGATGAGCGAATTTATGTGAAAATGAGAAATGACAGAGAGCTTAGAGGTAGATTACAT agagagtggaagggaaggaggaagggagggggggtgagagagagaaacatggatgttagagagacacatggattggttgcctcccgaacacaccccaaccaggctgGGAACAAATCTAcaacccag GCTTATGATCAACATTTAAATATGATATTGGGAGATGTGGAAGAAACTGTGACTACTATAGAAATTGATGAAGAAACATATGAAGAGATATATAAA tCAACAAAACGGAATATCCCAATGCTTTTTGTCCGGGGAGATGGTGTTGTCCTAGTTGCCCCTCCATTGAGAGTTGGTTGA